In the Leptotrichia sp. oral taxon 847 genome, one interval contains:
- a CDS encoding YhfC family intramembrane metalloprotease — protein sequence MNYETIGINTINSINLMIILGILIPVIITTIWKIKSKEPLSTIFTGAATFILFAIILESIPKIFLFQIKNPISNYITSNKWLVVIISALLAGIFEETGRFVAFRFLLKRRKNKKTAISYGIGHSGIEMIFILTFAGIQCLVFAQMINSGQFVKFLEQESNNQVQLKSLQAIPQLIASISFGTLGISLIERIGAILMHITCSILVFLGVHFENKKSLFLIAILLHVFIDTIAGFYQAKILTNLTSAEILIFVFSLVAFIIVYKKIYKNVSNI from the coding sequence ATGAATTATGAAACAATTGGAATTAATACGATTAATTCAATAAATTTAATGATTATTCTTGGGATACTTATACCTGTGATAATTACTACAATATGGAAAATTAAATCAAAAGAGCCTCTATCAACGATATTTACTGGAGCTGCAACATTTATTCTATTTGCAATTATTTTAGAATCTATACCAAAAATATTTTTATTCCAAATTAAAAATCCTATTAGTAATTATATTACAAGTAATAAATGGCTCGTTGTAATTATTTCGGCACTACTTGCAGGAATATTTGAAGAAACTGGAAGATTTGTTGCATTCAGGTTTTTATTAAAGAGAAGAAAAAATAAGAAAACTGCTATTTCATATGGGATAGGACATAGTGGGATTGAAATGATATTTATACTTACTTTTGCTGGTATACAATGTCTAGTATTTGCTCAAATGATTAATTCAGGACAGTTTGTAAAATTTTTGGAACAGGAAAGCAATAATCAAGTTCAACTTAAATCATTGCAAGCAATACCTCAATTAATAGCTTCTATCTCTTTTGGAACTTTAGGAATCTCATTAATTGAAAGAATTGGTGCGATACTAATGCACATAACTTGTTCGATACTTGTTTTTTTGGGGGTACATTTTGAAAATAAAAAATCATTGTTTTTGATAGCTATTTTATTACATGTATTTATTGATACAATTGCAGGTTTTTATCAGGCCAAAATATTAACAAATTTAACATCGGCAGAAATTTTAATATTTGTTTTTTCGCTAGTTGCTTTTATTATTGTCTATAAAAAGATATATAAAAATGTATCAAATATATAA
- the hisIE gene encoding bifunctional phosphoribosyl-AMP cyclohydrolase/phosphoribosyl-ATP diphosphatase HisIE, giving the protein MNIEQIKFDEKGLVPAIIQDYYTKEVLTLAYMNKESLEITLRDKKTCFFSRSRQKLWLKGETSGNYQNVVSIKYDCDADALLVEVKKDGPACHTGAESCFFNSMFEAEDYSSFTPEKLYELIKDRKINPSEKSYTTYLFEKGLDKILKKVGEECTEVIIGAKNNDNDELRYEIADLYYHTLVLMIEQGLTIQDVKDELAKRHVIDHKVKQEKMGGEKN; this is encoded by the coding sequence ATGAATATAGAACAAATAAAATTTGACGAAAAAGGGCTTGTTCCCGCAATAATACAAGATTATTATACAAAAGAAGTGCTGACACTTGCGTATATGAATAAAGAAAGTCTAGAAATAACTTTAAGAGATAAGAAAACTTGTTTTTTCAGTAGAAGTAGACAAAAACTTTGGTTAAAAGGAGAAACTTCGGGAAATTATCAGAATGTTGTTTCAATAAAATATGACTGCGATGCAGATGCTTTGCTTGTGGAAGTGAAAAAGGATGGGCCTGCCTGTCATACTGGCGCTGAGAGCTGTTTTTTTAATTCGATGTTTGAAGCGGAAGATTATAGCAGTTTTACACCTGAAAAACTTTATGAATTGATAAAAGATAGAAAAATTAATCCAAGTGAAAAATCGTACACGACTTATTTGTTTGAAAAAGGGCTTGATAAAATTCTAAAAAAAGTTGGGGAAGAGTGTACAGAAGTTATAATCGGTGCTAAAAATAACGATAATGATGAATTGAGATATGAAATTGCAGATTTATATTATCATACTTTGGTTTTAATGATTGAACAGGGGCTTACTATTCAAGATGTGAAAGATGAACTTGCTAAAAGACATGTGATTGATCACAAAGTAAAACAGGAAAAAATGGGCGGAGAAAAAAATTAG
- a CDS encoding HepT-like ribonuclease domain-containing protein, whose translation MCKKGRRNILQFTYDIEECIDIIQDEVSEISFEGFINDRKTIGYIERQLEKIGEAVSQIQKLDKNILIETFSNYSYWENIKGMRNRLIHEYWGTSLEMLYEVSIFEMEDLLKYIYVLREKLEKR comes from the coding sequence ATGTGTAAAAAAGGAAGAAGAAACATATTACAATTTACTTATGATATTGAAGAATGTATTGATATAATACAAGATGAGGTTTCAGAAATTTCATTTGAAGGGTTTATTAATGATAGGAAGACAATTGGTTATATAGAAAGACAGTTAGAAAAAATAGGTGAAGCTGTTTCACAAATTCAAAAATTAGATAAAAATATTTTAATAGAGACTTTTTCAAATTATTCTTATTGGGAAAATATAAAAGGAATGAGAAACAGACTTATTCATGAATATTGGGGAACTAGTTTGGAAATGCTTTATGAAGTTTCTATTTTTGAAATGGAAGATTTGCTAAAATATATTTATGTGTTAAGAGAAAAATTAGAAAAGAGGTAA
- a CDS encoding nucleotidyltransferase family protein: MNIRKEEILKKLKEINKEKYSILKLGLFGSFSKNINTNDSDIDILVKMEFKKGMYQNFCSLHKKLEEIFQKKVDLVDESMFEYKFKNPKVQKYKDEIKEEILRSVIYV; encoded by the coding sequence ATGAATATAAGAAAAGAAGAAATTTTAAAAAAACTAAAAGAGATTAATAAAGAGAAATATTCGATTTTAAAATTAGGTCTTTTTGGAAGTTTTTCAAAAAATATTAATACAAATGATAGCGATATTGATATTCTTGTAAAAATGGAATTTAAGAAGGGAATGTATCAAAATTTTTGTAGTTTACATAAAAAATTGGAAGAAATTTTTCAAAAAAAAGTAGATTTAGTTGATGAAAGTATGTTTGAATATAAATTTAAAAATCCGAAAGTTCAGAAATACAAAGATGAGATAAAGGAAGAAATTTTGCGGAGTGTAATTTATGTGTAA
- a CDS encoding type II toxin-antitoxin system Phd/YefM family antitoxin, translated as MKIIPIRDLKNTVEIEKYCSEEQGPVFITKNGYGRLVVMDIEYYERTMREIEEAKLLLDGIKDVQNNNILDGKNTINELRGKYGI; from the coding sequence ATGAAAATTATCCCTATTCGTGATTTAAAAAATACAGTCGAAATTGAAAAATACTGTTCCGAAGAACAAGGGCCTGTATTTATAACTAAAAACGGTTATGGACGCCTAGTTGTAATGGATATTGAATATTATGAACGAACTATGCGTGAAATTGAAGAAGCAAAACTTCTGCTTGATGGAATAAAAGATGTTCAAAATAACAATATTTTAGACGGCAAAAATACTATTAATGAATTAAGAGGTAAATATGGAATCTAA
- a CDS encoding type II toxin-antitoxin system RelE/ParE family toxin codes for MESKYSYQFTKSAKNDLEQILHYIKIDLGNPTAAFSFMNKFQEAVSNIQLFPNSCPKVINKFLSESIIIRKKLISNYVLYYSVNDNLKSIIILRIVFSHRDIDSIFKNKN; via the coding sequence ATGGAATCTAAATATTCTTATCAATTTACTAAAAGTGCTAAAAATGATTTAGAACAAATTCTTCATTACATCAAAATAGATTTAGGCAATCCAACAGCTGCATTTTCTTTTATGAATAAATTTCAAGAAGCTGTTAGTAATATTCAATTATTTCCAAACAGTTGTCCAAAAGTTATAAATAAATTTTTATCTGAATCTATTATTATTAGAAAAAAATTGATTAGCAACTACGTTTTATATTATTCTGTAAATGATAATTTAAAAAGTATAATTATTTTGCGTATTGTTTTTAGCCATAGAGATATAGACTCTATTTTTAAAAATAAAAACTAA
- the hisF gene encoding imidazole glycerol phosphate synthase subunit HisF, with protein sequence MLAKRIVPCLDVRNGKVVKGVNFTGIKEVDNPVELAKFYNKSGADELVFYDITATVEERGLFTDILKEVASQIFIPLTVGGGINTLDDFDRVLKAGADKVSVNSGAIRNPKLIEEAAKKYGNQCVVLSVDVKRVDGKFKVFAKGGRENTGIDAIEWFVQGQENGAGEVVVNSIDTDGVKTGFDLELLSILAKKLSIPIIASGGAGNMEHFKELFKISGIDAGLAASIFHFKEVEIMELKRYLRDNGVEMRI encoded by the coding sequence ATGCTTGCAAAGAGAATTGTTCCCTGTTTGGACGTGAGAAACGGGAAAGTGGTAAAAGGCGTTAATTTTACTGGGATAAAAGAGGTTGACAATCCTGTTGAGTTAGCAAAGTTTTATAATAAATCTGGTGCAGATGAACTTGTTTTTTATGACATTACAGCAACTGTTGAGGAAAGAGGGCTTTTTACTGATATTTTAAAGGAAGTGGCAAGTCAGATATTTATTCCACTTACTGTTGGCGGCGGGATAAACACACTAGATGATTTTGACAGAGTGCTAAAAGCGGGGGCAGATAAAGTGAGTGTCAATTCAGGAGCAATAAGAAATCCAAAATTAATTGAAGAAGCTGCAAAAAAATATGGAAATCAGTGTGTTGTTTTGTCAGTCGATGTAAAGCGAGTTGATGGAAAATTTAAAGTTTTTGCAAAAGGTGGCAGGGAAAATACTGGAATTGATGCGATAGAGTGGTTTGTGCAGGGGCAGGAAAACGGCGCTGGGGAAGTTGTCGTGAACAGTATTGATACGGATGGCGTTAAAACTGGCTTTGATTTAGAACTTTTATCAATTTTGGCTAAAAAATTATCAATTCCGATAATTGCATCAGGTGGAGCTGGAAATATGGAACATTTTAAGGAATTATTTAAAATATCAGGAATTGATGCAGGGCTGGCGGCTTCGATTTTTCATTTTAAAGAAGTGGAAATTATGGAGCTGAAAAGGTATTTGAGGGATAATGGAGTGGAAATGAGGATTTGA
- the hisA gene encoding 1-(5-phosphoribosyl)-5-[(5-phosphoribosylamino)methylideneamino]imidazole-4-carboxamide isomerase, with protein sequence MIEIFPAIDLHNGQAVRLKQGDYNQVEVFFKNPVEVLDFFNKNNSKNLHIVDLDGAKDGNTKNYEVIKELVEKSDFFVQVGGGIRDEERIKKYIELGVNRVILGTIAVENEEFLREMVKKYGDKIAVSVDAKDEKVAVKGWTETVELNSVEFCKKLSDIGVKTIIYTDISKDGMLNGTNLEIYKKLSKIVKSDIIASGGITFLDEIKELNENGVYGAIVGKAIYSGNLDLKEVLEVSK encoded by the coding sequence ATGATAGAAATTTTCCCAGCGATAGACTTACATAACGGACAGGCAGTTAGATTAAAACAAGGCGATTATAATCAAGTGGAAGTGTTTTTTAAAAATCCTGTCGAAGTTTTGGATTTCTTTAATAAGAATAATTCAAAAAATCTTCATATTGTAGATTTGGATGGGGCAAAAGATGGAAATACTAAGAATTATGAAGTTATAAAGGAACTTGTAGAAAAGAGTGATTTTTTTGTTCAAGTTGGTGGCGGAATCCGTGATGAAGAAAGAATAAAAAAATATATTGAACTTGGTGTAAATAGAGTTATTTTGGGAACGATTGCTGTTGAAAATGAAGAGTTTTTAAGAGAAATGGTGAAAAAATATGGAGATAAAATCGCAGTTTCTGTGGATGCGAAAGATGAAAAAGTTGCTGTAAAGGGATGGACTGAAACTGTTGAATTAAATTCAGTTGAATTTTGCAAAAAATTATCGGATATCGGAGTAAAAACAATAATTTATACTGACATCTCAAAAGATGGAATGTTAAATGGTACAAATCTTGAAATTTATAAAAAGTTGTCCAAAATAGTAAAATCAGATATTATAGCTTCAGGCGGAATTACATTTTTAGATGAAATAAAGGAACTTAATGAAAATGGAGTTTATGGAGCTATTGTTGGAAAAGCGATTTATTCTGGAAATCTTGATTTGAAAGAAGTGTTAGAAGTTAGCAAATAA
- the hisH gene encoding imidazole glycerol phosphate synthase subunit HisH, translated as MIAVIDYGVGNLFSLLSSLNYVGLDTKLTNDIEEIKNAKGIILPGVGAFRDAVGNLEKYGLKETLISEAKNGKPFLGICLGMQMLFEKSYEYGEYEGLGLINGTVEEIKKYIPENSDLKIPHMGWNSLIINERFKDDKILKDVDNNEYVYYVHSYFAKTDMKNIVTYSEYGTKIPGIVKNENVYGMQFHPEKSGDTGLKLLKNWGELVK; from the coding sequence ATGATAGCAGTGATTGATTATGGAGTAGGAAATCTTTTTTCCTTACTTTCTTCTTTAAACTATGTCGGACTGGATACAAAGCTGACTAACGATATTGAAGAGATAAAAAATGCTAAGGGGATAATATTGCCAGGAGTTGGGGCCTTTAGAGATGCTGTTGGGAATTTGGAAAAATACGGGCTAAAAGAGACTTTGATAAGTGAAGCGAAAAATGGGAAGCCGTTTTTAGGAATTTGCCTTGGAATGCAAATGCTTTTTGAGAAAAGTTATGAATATGGTGAATATGAAGGGCTTGGGCTTATAAATGGAACTGTTGAGGAGATAAAAAAATATATTCCAGAAAACTCTGATTTGAAAATACCTCATATGGGATGGAATAGTTTAATTATAAATGAGAGATTTAAGGATGATAAAATTTTAAAAGATGTAGACAATAATGAATATGTTTATTATGTTCATTCATATTTTGCAAAAACTGATATGAAAAACATTGTCACATATTCAGAGTACGGAACAAAAATACCTGGAATTGTAAAAAATGAAAATGTCTATGGAATGCAGTTTCATCCTGAAAAAAGCGGTGATACTGGATTGAAGTTATTGAAAAATTGGGGAGAATTAGTAAAGTAA
- a CDS encoding MarR family winged helix-turn-helix transcriptional regulator, translated as MNNNTDKKKYENIQNLLCYAIYEADRTYNKFYQKALKKFGLTYPQYVILLELWQEDHQTLRKLSKKTDLKSNTLTPLLKRLEDKSWITREHPENDKRQLVVHLTEKTKFEKENIINEVSNCANSIGIDICDNFEEYDFLVKKLHKITENLKKITNEQTIK; from the coding sequence ATGAATAATAATACAGATAAAAAGAAATATGAAAATATACAAAATTTATTGTGTTATGCAATTTATGAAGCGGACAGGACTTATAACAAATTTTATCAGAAGGCTTTGAAAAAATTTGGGCTTACTTATCCTCAATATGTGATTTTGCTGGAATTGTGGCAAGAAGATCATCAGACATTGAGAAAGTTAAGCAAAAAGACAGATTTGAAAAGTAATACTTTAACTCCGCTCTTGAAAAGACTGGAAGATAAAAGCTGGATTACAAGAGAACATCCTGAAAATGACAAAAGGCAGCTTGTTGTTCATCTTACAGAAAAGACAAAATTTGAAAAAGAAAATATTATAAATGAGGTTTCAAATTGTGCAAATTCAATTGGAATAGATATTTGTGATAATTTTGAAGAATATGATTTTTTGGTTAAAAAGCTGCATAAAATAACTGAAAATTTAAAGAAAATAACAAATGAACAAACAATAAAATAG
- the gltX gene encoding glutamate--tRNA ligase, which yields MSNSDNKKVRVRIAPSPTGDPHVGTAYIGLFNYVFAKHNGGDFLLRIEDTDRTRFSEDSEQQIFDAMKWLGLNYDEGPDVGGDRGPYRQSERFEIYKEYAKKLVEKGEAYYCFCTPDRLQKLRERQAAMKQAPGYDGHCRNLSKEEVEAKLAAGEPYVIRLKMPYEGETIVNDGLRGEIRFENSKIDDQVLLKSDGFPTYHLANIVDDHLMGITHVIRAEEWISSTPKHIQLYKAFGWDEPKWYHMPLLRNADKTKISKRKNPVSLNYYREEGYLKEGLLNFLALMGWSFGENKEIFTIDEMIQNFSFDKISLGGPVFDLVKLGWVNNHHMRMKDLDELTKLAIPYFVQAGYYENENLPDEEFSKLKRIVEINREGSHTLKELPINSSIYFEDEFELPFVEEGMNSKARKSVEKLRKSVETETGKKAIALFIEKINALNEEISEDEAKQVLHELQDEIGEGPGAVLMPLRAVITGKTRGADLYTVIAIIGKERTLKRVNNILGKL from the coding sequence ATGTCAAACAGTGATAATAAAAAAGTAAGAGTTAGAATAGCACCATCTCCGACTGGAGATCCACATGTGGGAACTGCCTACATTGGGCTTTTTAATTATGTATTTGCGAAACATAATGGTGGAGATTTTTTATTGAGAATTGAAGATACAGATAGAACAAGATTTTCTGAAGATTCGGAACAACAAATTTTTGATGCGATGAAATGGCTTGGACTTAATTATGATGAAGGCCCAGATGTTGGTGGGGATAGAGGTCCTTATAGACAATCAGAAAGATTTGAAATATATAAAGAATATGCCAAAAAACTGGTGGAAAAAGGTGAAGCGTATTACTGTTTCTGTACACCTGATAGATTGCAAAAATTGAGAGAAAGACAAGCTGCAATGAAACAAGCACCTGGATATGACGGTCATTGCAGAAATTTGTCAAAAGAAGAAGTTGAAGCAAAATTAGCGGCTGGTGAGCCTTATGTTATTAGACTTAAAATGCCTTATGAAGGGGAAACTATTGTAAATGATGGATTAAGAGGAGAAATTAGATTTGAAAACAGTAAAATTGACGATCAAGTGTTATTAAAATCTGATGGATTCCCAACTTATCATTTGGCTAATATCGTGGATGACCATTTGATGGGAATCACACATGTTATTAGAGCTGAAGAATGGATTTCATCTACACCTAAACATATTCAATTGTACAAAGCGTTTGGTTGGGATGAGCCTAAATGGTATCATATGCCACTTTTGAGAAATGCGGATAAGACTAAAATTTCTAAGAGAAAAAATCCAGTTTCATTGAATTATTACAGAGAAGAAGGTTATTTGAAAGAAGGACTTCTAAACTTCCTTGCACTTATGGGATGGAGCTTTGGGGAAAACAAGGAAATTTTTACTATTGATGAAATGATACAAAATTTCTCTTTTGATAAAATTTCGCTTGGAGGCCCAGTGTTTGACTTGGTTAAATTAGGCTGGGTAAATAATCATCATATGAGAATGAAAGATTTGGATGAGTTGACAAAATTGGCTATTCCATATTTTGTGCAAGCTGGTTATTATGAAAATGAAAATTTGCCAGATGAAGAATTTTCAAAATTAAAAAGAATTGTGGAAATAAATAGAGAAGGCTCACATACATTAAAAGAGTTGCCAATAAATTCTTCAATTTATTTTGAAGATGAGTTTGAACTTCCATTTGTTGAAGAAGGAATGAACAGCAAAGCTAGAAAATCGGTGGAAAAACTCAGAAAATCAGTAGAAACTGAAACTGGTAAAAAAGCGATTGCATTATTTATTGAAAAAATTAATGCGTTGAATGAAGAAATTTCAGAAGATGAAGCAAAACAAGTTTTGCATGAATTACAAGATGAAATTGGAGAAGGACCTGGAGCTGTGTTAATGCCACTTAGAGCAGTTATTACAGGAAAAACAAGAGGTGCAGACTTATACACTGTAATTGCGATTATTGGAAAAGAGAGAACTTTGAAGAGAGTAAATAATATTTTGGGAAAATTATAA
- a CDS encoding IS256 family transposase, with amino-acid sequence MTKKKIDNEIFKTLIEDYNIKDTNDIKDMLKDLLSGTIQTMLEAEIEHELGYAKHSMKDKTTSNARNGHSKKTVRSEYGNLDLDIPRDRNAEFEPQIIPKYQREITGIEGQILSLYAKGMSNRDIEDHLNNLYGIDVSPSMISKITDKIIPEIREWQSRQLEDVYPIVFMDAIHYSVRKDGVVVKKAVYLAIGIDKEGRKEVLGFWIGENESSKYWLNVLNELKNRGVQDILIMSVDNLKGFSEAISSVFPKTEIQKCVVHQIRNSIRYISYKDVREFTSDLKEMYNAPTLEQAEFKLDELEEKWGKKYMAVINSWRSNWNELTTYFKYDTKIRKLIYTTNPIESLNRQLRKYTKTKSLYPTDEALMKSVYLSLKEATRKWTGRIPGWGEIYSQLSIYFEGRI; translated from the coding sequence ATGACTAAAAAGAAAATTGACAACGAAATTTTTAAAACACTGATTGAGGATTACAATATTAAAGATACTAATGATATTAAGGATATGCTTAAGGATTTGCTTTCGGGTACTATCCAAACCATGCTTGAAGCTGAAATTGAGCATGAACTGGGGTATGCTAAACATTCTATGAAAGATAAGACTACTTCTAATGCTAGAAATGGACATTCCAAGAAAACTGTTAGAAGTGAGTATGGCAATCTTGATTTAGATATTCCTAGAGATAGAAATGCTGAGTTTGAGCCTCAAATCATCCCTAAATATCAAAGAGAAATTACTGGCATTGAAGGACAGATTCTTTCTCTTTATGCTAAAGGAATGAGCAATAGAGATATCGAGGACCATCTCAATAATCTTTATGGAATTGATGTTTCGCCATCTATGATCAGTAAAATTACAGATAAAATTATACCTGAAATTAGGGAATGGCAGTCTAGACAGCTTGAGGATGTATACCCAATAGTTTTTATGGATGCTATCCATTACAGCGTAAGAAAAGATGGAGTTGTTGTTAAAAAGGCGGTATATTTAGCTATAGGAATAGATAAGGAAGGGCGAAAGGAGGTCTTAGGATTTTGGATAGGAGAAAATGAATCAAGCAAGTACTGGCTAAATGTTTTAAATGAATTAAAAAACAGAGGAGTTCAGGATATACTAATTATGTCTGTTGATAATTTAAAAGGGTTCAGCGAAGCAATATCTTCGGTGTTCCCTAAGACAGAAATTCAAAAATGTGTGGTTCATCAAATTAGAAACAGCATAAGATACATATCTTACAAAGATGTAAGGGAATTTACATCAGACTTAAAAGAAATGTACAATGCACCAACACTGGAACAGGCAGAGTTTAAACTGGATGAACTAGAAGAAAAATGGGGTAAAAAGTATATGGCAGTAATTAATTCCTGGAGAAGTAACTGGAATGAGTTGACAACATACTTTAAATATGATACAAAGATAAGAAAGCTGATATATACGACAAACCCGATAGAAAGCTTAAACAGACAATTAAGAAAGTATACGAAGACAAAATCACTTTATCCGACAGATGAAGCATTGATGAAGTCAGTATATTTAAGTTTAAAGGAAGCAACAAGGAAATGGACTGGAAGAATACCGGGCTGGGGAGAAATATATTCTCAGTTAAGTATTTATTTTGAAGGAAGGATTTAA
- a CDS encoding AAA family ATPase, with protein sequence MRKKAVPVGIEDFKELIQDEYYYVDKTLLIDEMLMNKSKVTLFTRPRRFGKTLNMSMLKYFFDVKDKEENKKLFENLKIYNSEYMSEQGKYPVIFISLKDLKGNTWEENFMLIKKHIKNLYMEFYDLKDKLNPIFKNDFEKVVMEKEEADWIYSLKNLSNYLYEYYRRSVIILIDEYDAPIINAFDKGYYNEAINFFQTFYSSALKTNNSLKYGVLTGITRIIKEGIFSGLNNLYVNTILSKDYSEYFGLLESEVIEMLEYFDMKYKIEEVREWYNGYIFGESKVYNPWSIVNYVREKEIKAYWANVSGNTLLENMLDHAGESAYDDLKRFTDGESIEKYISDGTTIKSLLNNDDEIWQLLLYSGYLTKDEKQKEIDVTSEYTDVYNLRIPNKEIRKYFGNMFLNRFFGTEVKTNILIKALENGDIKKFEKTLGEIMINMLSHFDLDKEMEKIYQVFMIGLVGFLMGKYEIISNDESGYGRYDLAMIPIKSNEKAYLMEFKISKTKKGMEERAQKALKQIDEKKYDTKLKARGIKNILKIGVAFYGKEVKVVFK encoded by the coding sequence ATGAGAAAAAAAGCTGTTCCTGTGGGAATTGAAGATTTTAAAGAGTTGATACAAGATGAATATTATTATGTAGATAAAACTTTATTAATAGATGAAATGTTAATGAATAAATCAAAAGTTACATTATTTACAAGACCACGTAGATTTGGAAAAACATTGAATATGTCGATGTTGAAATATTTTTTTGATGTAAAAGATAAAGAAGAAAATAAAAAGCTTTTTGAAAATTTGAAAATATATAATAGTGAATATATGAGTGAACAAGGGAAATATCCTGTAATTTTCATTTCACTGAAGGATTTAAAAGGAAATACTTGGGAAGAAAATTTTATGTTGATAAAAAAACATATAAAAAACTTATACATGGAATTTTATGATTTAAAAGATAAATTGAATCCTATTTTTAAAAATGATTTTGAAAAGGTAGTTATGGAAAAAGAAGAGGCTGACTGGATTTATTCTCTTAAAAATCTATCAAATTATTTGTACGAATATTATAGAAGAAGTGTAATAATTTTGATAGATGAATATGATGCTCCAATAATAAATGCTTTTGATAAAGGATACTATAATGAAGCGATAAACTTTTTTCAAACATTTTACAGTTCAGCACTAAAGACAAACAATTCCTTGAAATATGGTGTTTTAACAGGAATAACTAGAATCATAAAAGAAGGGATATTCTCTGGTTTAAACAATCTTTATGTGAATACAATTTTAAGTAAGGATTATTCAGAATATTTTGGACTTCTTGAAAGCGAAGTAATTGAAATGCTTGAGTATTTTGATATGAAATACAAAATCGAAGAAGTTAGAGAATGGTATAATGGGTATATTTTTGGAGAAAGTAAAGTGTACAATCCCTGGTCTATTGTAAATTATGTAAGAGAAAAAGAAATTAAGGCATACTGGGCAAATGTTTCAGGGAATACACTTCTGGAAAATATGCTTGATCATGCTGGAGAAAGTGCTTATGATGATTTAAAACGGTTTACTGATGGAGAAAGTATTGAAAAATATATTTCGGATGGAACTACGATAAAAAGTCTTTTAAATAATGATGATGAGATATGGCAATTACTCTTATACAGTGGGTATTTGACAAAAGATGAAAAGCAGAAGGAAATAGATGTAACTTCAGAATATACAGATGTTTATAACTTGAGAATTCCAAACAAGGAAATACGAAAATATTTTGGGAATATGTTTTTAAATAGATTTTTTGGAACAGAAGTGAAAACTAATATTTTGATAAAAGCACTTGAAAATGGAGATATTAAGAAATTTGAGAAGACATTGGGAGAAATAATGATAAATATGTTAAGTCATTTTGACTTGGACAAGGAAATGGAGAAGATTTATCAGGTGTTTATGATAGGACTTGTTGGATTTTTGATGGGGAAATATGAAATTATTTCAAATGATGAGAGTGGATATGGGAGATATGACCTTGCGATGATTCCGATAAAAAGCAATGAGAAGGCGTATCTTATGGAATTTAAAATATCGAAGACGAAAAAGGGGATGGAAGAGAGAGCACAGAAGGCGTTGAAACAGATTGATGAGAAGAAATATGATACGAAGCTTAAGGCAAGAGGGATAAAGAATATTTTGAAGATTGGGGTTGCGTTTTATGGGAAAGAAGTGAAGGTTGTTTTTAAATAG
- a CDS encoding YjdF family protein produces the protein MKKISGKLTIFFENPFWVGIFENFENDNLSVCKVTFGSKPKEYEIYNFILKKFYNLQFSNEMKSNFGEKAKNPKRRQREIKKELQSKKFLKKLEEILKLQYEENKKERKIKTKKEKELEKQRKFLLKQEKKKQKHKGK, from the coding sequence ATGAAAAAAATTTCAGGAAAATTGACAATTTTTTTTGAAAATCCGTTTTGGGTAGGAATTTTTGAAAATTTTGAAAATGATAATTTGTCAGTTTGTAAAGTAACTTTTGGTTCAAAACCTAAAGAATATGAAATTTATAATTTTATATTAAAAAAGTTCTATAATCTTCAATTTAGTAATGAAATGAAATCAAATTTTGGGGAGAAAGCAAAAAATCCAAAACGGAGACAACGAGAAATAAAAAAAGAACTTCAAAGTAAAAAATTTTTGAAAAAATTGGAAGAAATTTTAAAACTACAGTATGAAGAAAATAAAAAAGAAAGAAAAATTAAAACAAAAAAAGAAAAAGAACTTGAAAAACAGAGAAAATTTTTATTGAAACAGGAGAAAAAGAAACAGAAACATAAAGGGAAATAA